A section of the Streptomyces sp. SCL15-4 genome encodes:
- the miaA gene encoding tRNA (adenosine(37)-N6)-dimethylallyltransferase MiaA produces the protein MSSAPVAPRVIAVVGPTAAGKSDLGVFLARQLGGEVVNADSMQLYRGMDIGTAKLTPEERGGVPHHLLDIWDVTATASVAEYQKLARARIDALLAEGRWPVLVGGSGLYVRGAVDNLEFPGTDPEVRARLEEELALRGPGALHARLAAADPGAGRAILPSNGRRIVRALEVIEITGQPFTANLPGHDSVYDTIQIGVDVARPELDERIARRVDRMWEAGLVDEVRALEAQGLREGRTASRALGYQQVLAALAGECTEAEARAETVRATKRFARRQDSWFRRDPRVHWLSGAAADRGELPQQALALVERPVTA, from the coding sequence GTGAGCAGCGCACCCGTCGCCCCCCGTGTCATCGCCGTCGTAGGACCCACCGCGGCCGGCAAGTCCGATCTCGGCGTCTTCCTGGCCCGGCAACTCGGCGGCGAGGTCGTCAACGCCGACTCCATGCAGCTGTACCGGGGGATGGACATCGGTACCGCCAAGCTGACACCCGAGGAGCGCGGCGGCGTCCCGCACCACCTGCTGGACATCTGGGACGTGACGGCCACCGCCTCGGTCGCCGAGTACCAGAAACTGGCCCGCGCGCGGATCGACGCGCTGCTCGCCGAGGGCCGCTGGCCCGTCCTGGTCGGCGGCTCCGGCCTGTACGTCCGCGGAGCCGTCGACAACCTGGAGTTCCCCGGCACCGACCCGGAGGTCCGGGCCCGGCTGGAGGAGGAGCTGGCGCTGCGCGGCCCCGGGGCCCTGCACGCCCGGCTCGCCGCGGCCGACCCCGGGGCCGGCCGCGCGATCCTGCCGAGCAACGGACGCCGGATCGTCCGGGCACTGGAGGTGATCGAGATCACCGGCCAGCCCTTCACCGCGAATCTGCCGGGCCACGACTCGGTGTACGACACGATCCAGATCGGCGTCGACGTCGCCCGCCCGGAACTGGACGAGCGCATCGCGCGGCGCGTCGACCGGATGTGGGAGGCGGGCCTCGTGGACGAGGTGCGCGCACTGGAGGCGCAGGGGCTGCGCGAGGGGCGCACGGCGTCGCGCGCGCTCGGCTACCAGCAGGTCCTCGCGGCGCTGGCCGGGGAGTGCACCGAAGCGGAAGCACGCGCCGAGACCGTGCGTGCCACCAAGCGCTTCGCGCGCCGCCAGGATTCGTGGTTCAGGCGGGATCCCCGGGTGCACTGGTTGAGTGGGGCCGCCGCCGACCGCGGGGAACTTCCGCAGCAGGCCCTGGCGTTGGTCGAACGACCGGTTACAGCCTGA
- a CDS encoding antitoxin, producing MGLLDNMKAKLGPAKDKVSDLARQHGDKVQHGIDKAAKAVDERTKGKYSDKIHTGTDKAKEAMDRLAQKSGPTATPPPADPTTPTRPEGPPPTS from the coding sequence ATGGGTCTGTTGGACAACATGAAGGCCAAGCTGGGCCCGGCCAAGGACAAGGTGTCGGATCTCGCTCGGCAGCACGGGGACAAGGTCCAGCACGGGATCGACAAGGCCGCCAAGGCCGTCGACGAGCGGACCAAGGGCAAGTACAGCGACAAGATCCACACGGGTACGGACAAGGCCAAGGAGGCCATGGACCGCCTCGCGCAGAAGAGCGGCCCCACGGCGACACCGCCGCCTGCGGACCCGACGACCCCGACGCGCCCGGAGGGACCACCGCCGACTTCGTGA
- a CDS encoding class III extradiol dioxygenase subunit B-like domain-containing protein, translated as MLVAAAVCPCPPLLVPEVAAGAAPELDAARAACSDALGVLAAARPDLLVVVGTAGPDGLGPFPQGTSGTFRGFGVDVDVRLGHATGAAPERELPASLAVGAWLLERTGWADAPIEGLGVADTLEPERCAETGRELAGRAGRVALLVMGDASACRTLKAPGYLDERAAPFDAEAARALGTADLAALRALDPALARELKAAGRAPWQILAGAARDARLNGALLYEDAPYGVGYLVATWT; from the coding sequence ATGCTTGTCGCCGCCGCAGTCTGCCCCTGCCCGCCGCTGCTCGTGCCCGAGGTCGCCGCGGGTGCCGCACCGGAACTGGACGCCGCACGCGCGGCCTGCTCGGACGCGCTCGGCGTGCTCGCCGCCGCCCGCCCCGACCTGCTGGTGGTCGTCGGCACCGCCGGTCCGGACGGCCTCGGCCCGTTCCCGCAGGGCACCTCGGGCACCTTCCGCGGCTTCGGGGTCGACGTGGACGTACGCCTGGGCCACGCCACCGGCGCCGCACCGGAGCGCGAACTGCCGGCCTCGCTGGCCGTCGGCGCCTGGCTGCTGGAGCGGACCGGCTGGGCCGACGCCCCGATCGAGGGGCTCGGTGTCGCCGACACGCTGGAGCCCGAGCGATGCGCCGAGACCGGCCGGGAACTGGCCGGCCGGGCAGGCCGCGTGGCGCTGCTGGTGATGGGGGACGCCAGCGCCTGCCGCACCCTCAAGGCGCCCGGTTACCTGGACGAACGGGCGGCGCCCTTCGACGCGGAGGCCGCCCGGGCACTCGGCACGGCGGACCTGGCGGCCCTGCGCGCGCTGGACCCCGCCCTCGCCCGCGAACTGAAGGCGGCCGGCCGCGCACCCTGGCAGATCCTCGCCGGCGCGGCGCGGGACGCCCGCCTCAACGGCGCGCTGCTCTACGAGGACGCGCCGTACGGCGTGGGCTATCTGGTCGCCACCTGGACCTGA